In the genome of Tistrella bauzanensis, the window GGCGCTGTATCAGCAGAAGGTCTCGGGTATTGAACGCCTGCGCGTGCTGCGCGGCCGGCGGATCACCGGTGTGGCCGCCGATGCCGCCGGGGTGGTGCTGGGCAGCCGCGACGTGCTGACCGGCGACAGCGAGACCACCGGCTATCAGGCGGTGATCCTGGCCACCGGCTATGACCGCGATGTGCCGGACCAGATGGTTGCCGGGCTGGCGCCGCATGTCGTGTCCTATACCCCCGATCGCTGGTACCGCGCGCAGACCGCGCCGGGCTTCGGCCCCCGCATCTTCCTTCAGGGGAGCTGCGAGGACAGTCATGGGCTCAGC includes:
- a CDS encoding SidA/IucD/PvdA family monooxygenase, which gives rise to MEPILQQALDLDLIRKIYEALYQQKVSGIERLRVLRGRRITGVAADAAGVVLGSRDVLTGDSETTGYQAVILATGYDRDVPDQMVAGLAPHVVSYTPDRWYRAQTAPGFGPRIFLQGSCEDSHGLSDTLLSVVVVRAHEIATALLDGTLSRAFDSDALDIVPQAVGAGRRP